A window of Tautonia plasticadhaerens contains these coding sequences:
- a CDS encoding helix-turn-helix domain-containing protein: MENSRRFSDQIRDAVNASGMSRYALCKAIGLNQGAMSRFMSGKGGMSLENLDRLAELLGLSIVTKPNDEGSE; this comes from the coding sequence ATGGAGAACAGTCGTCGATTCAGCGATCAGATCCGCGACGCGGTGAATGCCTCGGGCATGAGCCGCTATGCCCTCTGCAAGGCGATCGGGCTGAACCAGGGAGCGATGAGCAGGTTCATGAGCGGCAAGGGCGGAATGAGCTTGGAGAACCTCGATCGGCTGGCCGAGCTGCTGGGGCTGTCGATCGTCACGAAGCCAAACGATGAAGGGAGCGAGTGA
- the crcB gene encoding fluoride efflux transporter CrcB — translation MNWPTKVLALGLGGALGANARYWLGLWIAGWSGLKFPWPTLLINVSGCFLLGLLASAFDRWRPSPTPGSEALTLLVLVGLLGGYTTFSTFALESLRLWHQAAWLRSLGYMTLSASLGFACAALGAAAGRALAGLLP, via the coding sequence GTGAACTGGCCAACCAAGGTGCTGGCCCTGGGACTCGGGGGTGCCCTGGGCGCCAATGCCCGGTACTGGCTCGGCCTCTGGATCGCCGGCTGGTCCGGCCTGAAGTTCCCCTGGCCGACCCTGCTGATCAACGTCTCCGGCTGCTTCCTGCTGGGCCTGCTCGCCTCGGCCTTCGACCGCTGGAGGCCCTCGCCGACCCCCGGCTCCGAGGCCCTGACGCTGCTGGTGCTGGTCGGGCTGCTAGGCGGCTACACGACCTTCTCGACCTTCGCCCTGGAGTCGCTCCGACTCTGGCACCAGGCCGCCTGGCTCCGGAGCCTCGGCTACATGACCCTCAGCGCCTCGCTCGGCTTCGCCTGCGCCGCCCTCGGCGCCGCCGCCGGCCGGGCGCTGGCGGGCCTGCTCCCCTGA
- a CDS encoding tyrosine-protein phosphatase, whose protein sequence is MDSDPNRSASATSRRSRRPRRLARLAVASAVVALAALAVFHRPIFLGNVGEVAPGRVYRCSQPKGNLDALLASLRPGSILNLRGGSYADDWYLAEVRASDRLGIDFYDFPMEATRRPSRSELLTLIDVIDRCRYPLLIHCKSGADRTGLASALALMLLEGRPPDRAREQFSISYGHVPIGGPERLHEPLIEYEQWLSAEGRSHSPALFRGWVERHYRDEGPPETGTSPSSPLEPGSRMGPPSEWLAKWGRASRG, encoded by the coding sequence GTGGACTCGGACCCGAATCGATCGGCATCGGCGACCTCCCGGCGTTCCCGACGGCCCCGCCGCCTCGCCCGGCTGGCGGTCGCCTCGGCGGTGGTCGCCTTGGCGGCCCTGGCGGTCTTCCACCGGCCGATCTTCCTGGGGAACGTCGGCGAGGTGGCCCCGGGGCGGGTCTATCGCTGCTCCCAGCCCAAGGGGAACCTCGACGCGCTGCTCGCTTCCCTCCGGCCCGGGTCGATCCTCAACCTCCGGGGCGGATCGTACGCCGACGACTGGTACCTCGCCGAGGTCCGGGCCAGCGACCGGCTCGGGATCGACTTCTACGACTTCCCGATGGAGGCCACCCGACGCCCCTCCCGGTCCGAGCTGCTGACCCTGATCGACGTGATCGACCGCTGCCGGTACCCCCTGCTCATCCACTGCAAGTCTGGGGCGGACCGCACCGGGCTGGCCAGCGCACTGGCCCTGATGCTCCTGGAAGGCCGGCCCCCGGACCGGGCCCGGGAGCAGTTCTCGATCTCCTACGGCCACGTCCCGATCGGCGGCCCGGAGCGCCTGCACGAGCCCCTGATCGAGTACGAGCAGTGGCTCTCGGCCGAGGGCCGGTCGCATTCCCCGGCGTTGTTCCGGGGATGGGTCGAGCGGCACTACCGGGACGAGGGGCCGCCGGAGACGGGGACCTCCCCCTCCTCCCCGCTGGAGCCGGGGTCGAGGATGGGCCCGCCGTCCGAATGGCTGGCGAAGTGGGGTCGGGCCTCTCGCGGTTGA